The Spirosoma sp. SC4-14 DNA window TTCGGCTTTCGTTAGATAGATCATGTCAAGCTAAAGCTTTCCAGACAGCTTTATATTTTGCCGATGTTTCGGATAAGAGTCGCTCGAATTGCTCCCGTCGGATAGACTCCTGAGCAGTAAGAATTGTATCGAGTATACTGTTAATATCGTCGTAGTAACTCTCAGGTATTTGCTGCACTTTTTCAATGAGTTGCTGCTTTTTCTCCAGGGCCGTCATACCAATCGTGTTTTTACAAAGATAAGAACATTGCGGGCTTACCAACGGTTCGGCATGGCGGATGCTCTGTTGCGGGCGTAGGCTCTATCTTAAGCAAATCTTCACAAACAATCGGCTTCGAATACGGGTTGTTAAACGAGAGATTTTGACTAAAAACAGACTAAATCATGAGCACTATAACTCAGAACGAAGCCCTGGATACACCATCTGACCTGAAAGAAAAAGGCCGGGAAAAAGTTGCTGAAGCCCTAAACCGACTTGTGGCCGACGCTTTTGCCCTATACATTAAAACCAAAAACTACCACTGGCATATGTCGGGTCGTCATTTCCGCGACTATCACCTGCTGCTCGATGAACAGGCCGACCAGATTTTTGCCACCATCGACCCACTGGCCGAACGCGTTCGGAAAATTGGGGGAAACACCATTCGGTCGGTTGCGCATATTGCCCAACTGCAACGGGTAAAAGACAATGACGAAGATTTCGTGGCACCCAAAGACATGCTAACCGACCTGATCGCCGAAAATAAGAAAATGGCGAAAAACATGCGGGACGCGCACAAAATCTGCGATGAAGCTGAAGATGTAGCAACGGCCAGCCTATTGGAAGTATACATCGACGAAACCGAGCGCCGGACCTGGTTCCTGTTCGAAACAACGCGC harbors:
- a CDS encoding DNA starvation/stationary phase protection protein, whose translation is MSTITQNEALDTPSDLKEKGREKVAEALNRLVADAFALYIKTKNYHWHMSGRHFRDYHLLLDEQADQIFATIDPLAERVRKIGGNTIRSVAHIAQLQRVKDNDEDFVAPKDMLTDLIAENKKMAKNMRDAHKICDEAEDVATASLLEVYIDETERRTWFLFETTRDLN